A single Drosophila ananassae strain 14024-0371.13 chromosome 3L, ASM1763931v2, whole genome shotgun sequence DNA region contains:
- the LOC6496207 gene encoding telomere-associated protein RIF1: protein MDVDFGADAGCSYHTVQLSAKEVLSAGRRQHYCNMIDLLASSCKSSGLIATSFTDDELVEFWLGDILPLMFDADKKIQDCAVAALAEALVALDVSAIHTAKCWPEIRAEFVNKYTVSIGEMRDAKNSNWHKIWTLLVQIMDEELLRGCVYINKFLAVVEMGFRNPDNGVRSEAFLCWRVLIKIFAAYDELASGKRLRLLLIPLRTSQSRSSHVSGIKLRVWWYLLTCLDAELPKSFDSAVEHFLAFVFGGGHKNLPTGLAHSYQTARELALPCLVSLWGVEASEPLQRLLRELRLEGLPQPSPLMTADVLQQHWRPLLAAGVAGMKLLTQHDATEAEQLLLQLLVRNLCLAMFRLAVAPFTVACCGEIEKILLSPDASGGRVARALFNTIATENLAMERVSASDLLDVLEAFLKLILKAKTEVPAVILQRSTASIFALEAGNQNEFRLLGSFAEHLMQANDEEDFEGFAVKLLVWRQVSQALGNYLRGNGLEYRLPHNATLLDSWLLWPLQTLAAFAGRRSSNAFDSAFCEHWKHLLNAGQNAPERRKFLGDLKSSLEELLKSKDEPLFAEMFDAYVANALKMGLCKEAPLYKDVFGLLQTIFQHSSNQQMLEGCLNTLRNLVQELRQNELMVVFDSLKPTLSGGIQCWTKLKCEGGFLEDWKRAIQEKFRKLPMKTMANQLKDLFKGDDLFVIIPSVWSLNPEKLTDRQKERFAEKSDIPALYNDMSQSQDSASLKPWTPKKVVIAKSKQGELALTGKDESEEKPESGESDKDQAATATTTPSRKTSGRKTRAQADGEATTKAEVTPVRQTRKRAAQKEVEQAAQKESEQRQQRSPKKMPPPQSTPQPTAAAAGKQSKAPKSTTTLHQSEDLFPEDSPTPEPTEETKKAPEIQLTPPDLVVVEMAPSTQMAGSNTEALAPVQPAAETSPKKPTTRLCNLNSPPDRKQTNNSSSPTIRPKPTGHLTGRGAQLINMIRNKKLDGVSGSPYASIASSASRSSIHQVTPARILDRAEQVSTPTSELNELTGTEHTSTPIQAPPSKDLLVFSKRLPSPSASPSVSILKRKLRCESLDDATLDSPALKRKRVSFHDPPVSVTKEYLRDVDETRSGSMSSSGLKTKRCLLMDKVAQTTEMRQALRRRGRLDSIIEIERFASEQTARTATTDKTLDKSSAEAPGDEDAFTSLKWNETTAGNNLDGTVKNHEVESAAEPALQDGAILDADAALDLVVDQQPLETVLQRYFDRGQLKSAGTLAKFLSGQMSTNDKLKTNVLETLSENHSKDFLDHAVRENLSSVVCDRLNPNSVLEYVCAKSKISNSCRSGLLAQVPEILNSGGPRSGAERMTFVQQLLTQCSPGDDQLLDLIDLLMRTRRDRNSASKPLPISISVSTSKPGGIGSVIGTIDNVAETAADSSSNL, encoded by the exons ATGGACGTCGACTTCGGGGCGGACGCGGGGTGCTCCTATCACACGGTGCAGCTCTCCGCCAAAGAAGTTTTATCCGCGGGTCGCCGTCAGCACTATTGCAAC ATGATTGACCTACTGGCTAGCAGCTGCAAGAGCTCCGGCCTGATAGCGACCTCTTTCACGGACGACGAGTTGGTGGAGTTCTGGCTAGGCGATATTCTGCCACTGATGTTCGATGCCGACAAAAAGATACAGGACTGCGCCGTGGCCGCTTTGGCAGAGGCTCTGGTGGCCCTCGACGTGTCCGCTATTCACACAGCCAAGTGCTGGCCTGAAATCCGAGCAGAGTTCGTCAATAAGTACACTGTGTCCATAGGGGAAATGCGCGACGCCAAGAACTCGAACTGGCACAAGATTTGGACTTTGCTGGTTCAAATCATGGACGAGGAGTTGCTGCGAGGCTGTGTCTACATCAATAAATTCCTGGCCGTGGTGGAGATGGGCTTCCGCAACCCGGACAACGGCGTCCGTTCAGAGGCCTTCCTTTGCTGGCGGGTGCTCATTAAAATCTTTGCCGCCTACGACGAGTTGGCGTCTGGCAAAAGACTTCGGCTGCTCTTGATACCGCTACGCACCTCGCAATCGCGCTCCTCGCACGTCAGTGGTATCAAGCTGCGGGTGTGGTGGTACTTGCTCACCTGCCTGGACGCGGAACTACCGAAATCCTTTGACAGTGCCGTAGAACACTTTCTGGCCTTCGTGTTCGGAGGCGGGCATAAGAACCTTCCAACTGGCCTAGCCCATAGCTATCAAACTGCGCGGGAACTGGCTCTTCCCTGCTTGGTGTCCCTGTGGGGCGTAGAAGCTAGTGAGCCTTTGCAGAGACTTCTTCGAGAGCTTCGTCTGGAGGGCCTGCCTCAACCTTCTCCGCTAATGACCGCCGACGTGCTCCAACAGCATTGGCGGCCACTTTTGGCCGCTGGGGTTGCCGGAATGAAACTACTGACCCAGCACGATGCGACTGAGGCGGAGCAGCTGCTTCTCCAGTTATTGGTGCGCAACCTCTGCCTGGCTATGTTCCGGCTCGCTGTCGCGCCCTTCACCGTGGCCTGCTGTGGGGAGATTGAGAAGATACTGCTTTCTCCGGATGCTTCTGGAGGCCGAGTAGCACGTGCCCTTTTTAACACAATAGCCACCGAGAACTTGGCCATGGAGCGCGTTTCTGCCAGTGACCTGCTTGATGTTTTGGAAGCCTTCCTCAAGCTGATACTCAAGGCAAAGACTGAAGTTCCGGCAGTTATTCTACAGAGGAGCACAGCCAGCATATTCGCCCTGGAAGCTGGAAACCAGAACGAGTTCCGCTTGCTGGGATCATTTGCGGAGCATCTGATGCAGGCCAACGACGAAGAAGACTTCGAAGGCTTCGCCGTTAAGCTGCTAGTTTGGCGCCAAGTTTCCCAAGCCCTGGGAAATTATTTGCGTGGAAACGGGCTAGAGTACCGACTGCCCCACAATGCCACGCTACTGGACTCTTGGCTGCTGTGGCCGCTACAGACTCTCGCCGCCTTTGCCGGAAGGCGCTCGAGCAACGCATTCGACTCGGCCTTCTGCGAGCATTGGAAGCATCTTTTAAACGCCGGACAAAATGCCCCTGAGAGAAGAAAATTTTTGGGCGATCTCAAGAGTTCATTGGAGGAACTTCTCAAAAGCAAGGACGAACCGCTATTCGCAGAGATGTTCGACGCTTACGTGGCCAATGCTCTAAAGATGGGCCTCTGTAAGGAGGCACCCCTGTACAAGGATGTTTTCGGGCTACTCCAGACCATTTTCCAGCACTCCTCCAACCAGCAGATGCTGGAGGGCTGCTTGAATACTCTTCGCAACCTGGTGCAGGAGCTGCGCCAGAACGAACTTATGGTGGTTTTTGACAGCTTAAAACCCACTCTATCGGGTGGTATCCAATGCTGGACGAAGCTAAAATGCGAAGGCGGTTTTCTGGAGGACTGGAAGCGGGCCATCCAGGAGAAGTTCCGGAAGCTTCCTATGAAGACCATGGCCAACCAGCTGAAGGATCTTTTTAAGGGCGACGATCTTTTTGTGATCATTCCATCCGTGTGGAGCCTGAACCCGGAAAAGCTTACCGATCGGCAAAAAGAGCGCTTTGCCGAAAAGTCGGATATACCCGCTCTGTACAATGATATGAGTCAATCGCAGGATTCGGCATCCCTCAAGCCCTGGACCCCCAAAAAGGTAGTTATTGCAAAGAGTAAGCAGGGCGAACTGGCTCTGACCGGCAAAGACGAAAGCGAAGAAAAGCCTGAGAGCGGAGAGTCGGACAAGGATCAAGCTGCTACTGCGACCACCACTCCCAGTAGAAAGACTTCGGGACGCAAAACCCGTGCCCAAGCGGATGGGGAAGCCACTACCAAAGCTGAAGTGACGCCCGTGCGTCAGACGCGCAAAAGGGCAGCTCAGAAGGAAGTGGAGCAAGCAGCCCAGAAAGAATCAGAGCAGCGTCAGCAGAGATCTCCGAAGAAGATGCCGCCGCCGCAATCAACGCCTCAACCTACAGCAGCAG CTGCCGGCAAGCAGTCGAAGGCGCCGAAATCAACCACCACTTTGCACCAAAGCGAGGACCTTTTCCCAGAAGACTCGCCCACTCCTGAGCCCACTGAGGAAACTAAAAAAGCACCCGAAATCCAGTTAACACCGCCGGATTTGGTCGTTGTGGAAATGGCACCATCCACCCAAATGGCCGGGAGCAATACTGAAGCCCTTGCGCCTGTCCAGCCTGCCGCTGAAACATCGCCCAAAAAGCCCACCACGCGATTGTGCAACTTG AATTCCCCACCTGACCGCAAGCAGACCAATAACTCTTCGAGTCCTACCATTCGGCCAAAGCCCACTGGGCACCTGACAGGACGTGGTGCCCAGCTCATTAACATGATACGCAACAAGAAACTGGACGGTGTCTCGGGCTCCCCATACGCCTCCATCGCAAGCAGTGCATCGCGCTCCTCCATACACCAGGTGACTCCCGCTCGCATCCTCGATCGCGCCGAACAAGTGTCTACGCCCACCAGTGAGCTAAACGAGTTAACGGGAACAGAGCACACATCAACGCCGATACAAGCACCGCCCTCGAAGGATCTTCTGGTGTTCTCCAAGCGACTCCCATCGCCCTCGGCCAGCCCCTCGGTGAGCATCCTTAAGAGAAAACTGCGCTGCGAAAGCCTTGACGATGCCACCCTGGATTCACCGGCTTTGAAACGCAAACGGGTCAGCTTCCACGATCCACCCGTGTCCGTGACCAAGGAGTACCTAAGGGATGTGGATGAGACACGTAGTGGCAGTATGAGTAGCAGTGGTCTCAAGACGAAGCGTTGCCTGCTGATGGACAAGGTGGCCCAGACAACTGAAATGCGGCAGGCGCTGAGGCGGCGGGGACGCCTGGACAGCATCATCGAGATAGAGCGCTTTGCCAGCGAACAGACCGCCAGGACGGCCACGACTGACAAAACGCTAGACAAGTCGTCGGCTGAAGCTCCTGGAGACGAAGACGCCTTTACCAGCTTGAAGTGGAACGAAACAACTGCTGGTAATAATCTCGATGGCACAGTAAAGAATCACGAGGTGGAATCGGCAGCGGAACCAGCTCTTCAGGATGGGGCAATTTTGGATGCGGATGCCGCCCTCGATTTGGTGGTGGATCAACAGCCCCTGGAGACGGTGCTGCAGCGCTACTTTGACAGGGGCCAACTGAAAAGTGCCGGGACTTTGGCAAAGTTTCTGTCCGGCCAAATGAGCACCAACGACAAGCTTAAGACCAATGTTCTGGAGACGCTATCTGAAAATCACTCCAAGGACTTCCTAGACCATGCGGTTCGCGAGAACCTTTCGTCGGTGGTGTGCGACCGGCTCAATCCCAACTCCGTCCTGGAATATGTCTGTGCCAAGTCAAAGATCAGCAACAGCTGCCGCAGCGGGCTACTGGCTCAGGTACCCGAGATCCTCAACAGCGGCGGGCCGCGCTCCGGGGCTGAGAGAATGACTTTCGTCCAACAGTTGCTGACGCAGTGCAGCCCCGGTGACGACCAGCTGCTCGACCTCATCGATCTCCTGATGCGCACACGCCGCGACCGGAACAGCGCCTCAAAACCTCTGCCAATATCCATTTCCGTCTCCACATCCAAACCCGGCGGCATTGGCTCTGTAATAGGTACCATCGACAACGTGGCCGAAACCGCGGCCGACTCTTCGTCCAACCTGTAA
- the LOC6496208 gene encoding glycerol-3-phosphate dehydrogenase, mitochondrial, producing the protein MTSRMFKFGVTAASACVGSVLASYTLDRWNSPHVVNNAVQRPPKRKRTLPPRADQIKSLMSGEEFDVLIIGGGATGAGCALDSVTRGLKTALVELDDFASGTSSRSTKLIHGGVRYLQKAILGLDFEQYRMVKEALQERATMLESAPHLTHPLPIMLPVYTWWQVPYYWVGIKCYDLVAGDRNVKSSYYLSKKDALELFPMLKKDKLCGAIVYYDGQQDDARMCLAVALTAARHGATVCNHVEVKELLKKDDGTGKQVLCGAKVKDHISGKEFIVKAKCIVNAAGPFTDSIRKMDNPTVKTICSPSSGVHIVLPGYYSPDQMGLLDPSTSDGRVIFFLPWQRQTIAGTTDLPCEITHSPTPTEDEIQFILNEIKNYLNADVEVRRGDVLSAWSGIRPLVSDPNKDDTQSLARNHIVHVSPSNLVTIAGGKWTTYRAMAEHTIDAAIKACNLKPERAEAVTSYLKIEGGQGWTPTMYIRLVQDFGLECEVAQHLAKSYGDRAFAVSKMASLTGKRWPIIGNRIHPEFPYIDAEIRYGVREYACTAVDMIARRLRLAFLNVQAAQEALPVIVDIMGEELNWSKDEKERQIKAATEFLANEMGHSVNRTSKERIPIKLSKEEIQTYIKRFQLIDKDKKGYVSINDIRRALKNFGDGDVSGEQLHDILREIDTNMNGQVELDEYLQMMSAIKTGDVAYSRFARMAELEEQKHEAANLKQKISVDRSGGGL; encoded by the exons ATGACCTCGCGAATGTTCAAGTTCGGCGTCACAGCCGCCAGCGCCTGCGTGGGCTCCGTTCTGGCGTCCTATACCTTGGACCGCTGGAACTCGCCCCATGTG GTGAACAATGCTGTGCAGCGTCCGCCAAAGAGGAAGCGCACCTTGCCCCCCAGGGCTGACCAGATAAAGTCCCTGATGAGTGGCGAGGAGTTCGATGTGCTGATCATCGGCGGAGGAGCCACCGGAGCGGGCTGTGCCCTCGATTCGGTCACCAGAG GCCTCAAGACAGCCCTGGTGGAGCTGGATGACTTCGCCAGCGGCACGTCCTCACGGTCCACCAAGCTCATCCATGGCGGAGTCCGCTACCTGCAGAAGGCCATTCTCGGC CTAGACTTTGAGCAGTACCGCATGGTGAAGGAGGCTCTTCAGGAGCGCGCCACCATGCTGGAGTCGGCGCCCCACCTGACCCACCCGTTGCCCATCATGCTGCCAGTTTACAC GTGGTGGCAGGTGCCCTACTACTGGGTAGGCATCAAGTGCTACGATCTGGTGGCCGGTGACCGCAACGTGAAGAGCTCCTACTACCTCTCAAAGAAGGACGCCCTGGAACTGTTCCCCATGCTCAAAAAGGATAAGCTGTGCGGCGCCATTGTGTACTACGACGGCCAGCAGGACGACGCTAGGATGTGCCTGGCGGTGGCGTTGACCGCGGCGCGCCACGGCGCTACCGTGTGCAACCACGTCGAGGTGAAGGAGCTGCTCAAGAAGGATGACGGCACTGGCAAGCAGGTGCTATGCGGAGCCAAGGTCAAGGATCATATCTCCGGCAAGGAGTTCATTGTGAAGGCCAAGTGCATCGTGAATGCCGCCGGCCCGTTCACGGATAGCATCCGCAAGATGGACAACCCCACGGTGAAGACCATCTGCTCCCCCAGCTCGGGAGTGCACATCGTACTGCCAGGCTACTACAGCCCTGACCAGATGGGTCTGCTGGATCCCTCGACTTCCGACGGCCGCGTCATCTTCTTCTTGCCCTGGCAGCGGCAGACGATCGCCGGCACCACGGATCTGCCCTGCGAGATTACCCACTCGCCCACCCCCACCGAGGACGAGATCCAGTTCATCCTTAACGAAATCAAGAACTATCTCAATGCCGATGTGGAGGTGCGCCGTGGCGACGTACTCTCCGCCTGGAGCGGCATTCGCCCCCTGGTCTCGGACCCCAACAAAGATGACACCCAGTCCCTGGCCCGCAACCACATTGTCCACGTGAGCCCCTCCAACCTCGTGACCATTGCGGGCGGCAAGTGGACTACCTACCGCGCGATGGCCGAGCACACCATCGACGCTGCCATTAAGG CCTGTAATCTCAAACCGGAGCGCGCGGAGGCCGTAACCTCCTACCTGAAGATTGAGGGCGGACAGGGCTGGACTCCCACCATGTACATTCGCCTTGTGCAGGACTTCGGGCTCGAGTGCGAGGTGGCTCAGCACCTGGCCAAATCGTACGGCGACCGCGCCTTCGCCGTGTCGAAGATGGCCTCCCTGACTGGCAAGCGCTGGCCCATCATCGGCAACCGCATCCACCCCGAGTTCCCCTACATCGACGCCGAAATCCGTTACGGAGTGCGCGAGTACGCCTGCACCGCCGTGGACATGATTGCCCGCCGCCTGCGCCTAGCGTTCCTCAACGTCCAAGCTGCCCAGGAGGCACTGCCTGTCATCGTGGACATCATGGGTGAGGAGCTGAACTGGTCGAAGGATGAAAAGGAGCGTCAGATCAAGGCAGCCACCGAGTTCCTGGCCAACGAAATGGGCCACTCGGTCAACCGCACTTCCAAGGAGCGCATACCCATCAAGCTCTCCAAGGAGGAGATTCAGACCTACATCAAGCGCTTCCAGTTGATCGACAAGGACAAGAAGGGCTATGTCTCTATTAACGACATCCGGCGGGCGCTCAAGAATTTCGGAGACGGCGACGTGTCCGGCGAACAGCTGCATGATATTCTGCGCGAGATCGACACCAACATGAACGGTCAGGTGGAGCTCGACGAGTACCTCCAG ATGATGTCCGCCATCAAAACGGGCGACGTGGCCTACTCCCGATTCGCGCGGATGGCCGAGCTGGAGGAGCAGAAGCACGAGGCGGCCAACCTGAAGCAGAAGATCAGTGTGGACCGCTCCGGAGGCGGTTTGTAA
- the LOC6494365 gene encoding uncharacterized protein LOC6494365, protein MAKNLEANLIEVNGKFINFDQHREEYTQHYDALRKELYTQLRSNKVLDKLLKGHTLGGSYGDNLKVAMPNEFDLVIHLVFPENDKIIVKADPRKPGNVTLDMTKVMEVIGKQEHNKLVFEQLQKMVNRNQLLCEDKLQSWLQGVMTQALAKMGKQIKVGSVVSPLSYKKSGPAHTIDVKGRYEYSVDFVPAIRLKADQCVLGPQQRRHFGTTPHWDAIPKPMKPPLPENISFRASYYDAEKGLLQGKNNLKNSIRLMKRLRDKKNNMTNLKSYYIKTLFLWEVTKQDPKYWQKPMTEIVIEMLDRLGNTLRLTSSKGKLLFFWDPKLDMFADLTANQRQAMFNCVSKTQYIFRRGDGNLTEDIVKRVQTYFNTPITRGIENIPDNSQCLQAVAAEEDSKAKAPTPKPGTQVASSGNGAKPKDPPTISPKAKQNNALPNQNTAKAAQPNQRNPNGNAQKAAPAQPKEQAEKQPKLPIKPNPKPSAQKVPVPVQPNQSKPNPPIKAESGAQPDAKNQNPSQRPGTKPQLEPAVEGKNGESSCSIN, encoded by the exons ATGGCGAAGAATCTTGAAGCGAACCTGATCGAAGTGAACGGGAAGTTCATCAACTTCGACCAGCACCGGGAGGAGTACACCCAGCACTACGACGCCCTGAGGAAGGAACTGTATACCCAATTACGCAGCAACAAGGTGCTGGACAAGCTCCTGAAGGGGCACACGCTTGGAG GCAGCTATGGGGACAACCTGAAGGTGGCAATGCCCAACGAGTTCGACTTGGTCATTCACCTGGTGTTTCCCGAAAATGATAAGATTATCGTCAAAGCCGATCCTCGAAAACCAG GCAACGTTACCCTTGACATGACTAAGGTAATGGAAGTCATCGGGAAGCAAGAGCATAACAAACTAGTTTTCGAACAACTCCAGAAAATGGTCAACAGAAACCAGTTGCTTTGCGAGGACAAATTGCAGAGCTGGCTCCAGGGAGTAATGACTCAGGCACTTGCCAAGATGGGCAAACAGATTAAAGTGGGCTCGGTGGTATCGCCCCTGAGCTACAAAAAATCGGGCCCCGCCCACACGATCGACGTGAAAGGACGATACGAGTACTCTGTCGACTTCGTGCCGGCCATTCGGCTGAAGGCAGACCAGTGCGTTCTGGGGCCGCAGCAGAGGCGACACTTTGGAACAACGCCGCATTGGGACGCCATTCCCAAGCCCATGAAGCCGCCGCTGCCGGAGAACATATCCTTCCGCGCCTCCTACTACGATGCGGAGAAGGGTCTTCTCCAGGGGAAGAACAACTTAAAGAACTCCATACGGTTGATGAAGAGGCTTCGGGACAAGAAGAACAACATGACCAACTTGAAGAGCTACTACATAAAAACTTTGTTTTTGTGGGAAGTAACCAAGCAGGACCCCAAGTACTGGCAGAAGCCCATGACTGAGATCGTCATAGAG ATGCTCGACCGGCTGGGCAACACCCTCCGGTTGACCTCTTCCAAGGGCAAGCTGCTTTTCTTTTGGGACCCCAAGCTGGACATGTTCGCGGACCTCACAGCCAACCAGCGCCAGGCCATGTTCAATTGCGTGTCTAAGACTCAGTATATCTTTAGGCGCGGCGATGGAAACCTCACGGAGGACATAGTGAAAAGGGTTCAGACTTATTTTA ATACTCCCATAACCAGAGGAATTGAGAACATCCCCGATAATTCGCAGTGCTTACAAGCAGTGGCCGCAGAGGAGGACAGCAAGGCTAAGGCGCCAACTCCAAAACCAGGCACCCAAGTGGCAAGTTCTGGCAACGGTGCAAAGCCAAAGGATCCCCCGACGATTTCACCCAAAGCTAAACAGAACAATGCGCTGCCAAACCAGAATACTGCAAAGGCAGCTCAGCCAAACCAAAGAAATCCAAATGGGAATGCCCAGAAAGCAGCTCCTGCTCAACCCAAGGAGCAGGCGGAAAAGCAACCCAAACTGCCAAtcaaaccaaatccaaaaccgAGCGCTCAGAAGGTTCCTGTCCCTGTTCAGCCGAACCAGTCTAAGCCAAATCCTCCAATAAAAGCCGAGAGTGGTGCCCAACCAgatgccaaaaatcaaaatccCTCCCAACGTCCGGGTACTAAGCCACAACTCGAACCAGCTGTAGAAGGAAAGAATGGGGAATCAAGTTGCTCCATTAATTAA
- the LOC6494364 gene encoding protein N-terminal glutamine amidohydrolase gives MTTDFLFPKIADCSYVSCYCEENVWKLCEQVKRTRPEELSKCYAVFVSNEGRTVPLWRQKAGRGDDQVVIWDYHVFFMHNPSPNRCLVFDLDTTLPFPTYFHKYVTETFRSDLALRPEHHRFFRVIPADTYLIEFSSDRRHMRRPDGSWIKPPPSYPPILSNTNLHCLGDFICMSAGKGPGAVYSLSEFVHNFYKSPHVMAQNNK, from the exons ATGACCACGGACTTTCTGTTCCCCAAAATAGCGGACTGCTCCTATGTGTCCTGTTACTG CGAGGAAAATGTGTGGAAGCTCTGCGAGCAGGTGAAACGCACGCGCCCGGAGGAGCTGTCTAAGTGCTACGCCGTCTTCGTCTCCAACGAGGGTCGCACGGTGCCCCTGTGGCGCCAAAAAGCAGGACGTGGCGACGATCAAGTTGTGATATGG GACTACCACGTCTTCTTCATGCACAATCCGTCGCCGAACCGGTGTTTGGTCTTCGATTTGGACACCACGCTGCCATTTCCAACATATTTCCACAAGTACGTGACCGAGACGTTCCGCTCCGACCTGGCCCTGCGACCGGAGCACCACAG ATTCTTCAGAGTCATACCCGCAGACACATATCTCATTGAGTTCTCCTCGGATCGGCGTCACATGCGCCGGCCCGATGGGAGTTGGATCAAGCCGCCGCCCTCATATCCACCCATTCTCTCGAACA CGAACTTACACTGCCTGGGAGACTTCATCTGCATGAGCGCCGGCAAGGGCCCGGGCGCAGTGTACAGCCTCTCGGAGTTCGTGCACAACTTCTACAAGTCGCCCCACGTGATGGCCCAGAACAACAAGTAG